The following nucleotide sequence is from Triticum dicoccoides isolate Atlit2015 ecotype Zavitan chromosome 7B, WEW_v2.0, whole genome shotgun sequence.
ggccttggtattgagaatcttgaagtcaaaaacagatgtcttctcagtaagTGACTGTATAAACTTTCAGTTGAAACTGAGGCCACGTGGGCACAGATTCTACGTagtaagtatctgcagtccaagacGTTGTCCTAGGCGACAGTGAGACCGATAGACTCGtcgttttggaaggggcttatgagagtcaaagcTGCCTTCTTTATGTGCGTAAACATTTTGGATCTACGGTCCACTTCGTCCCCAACCCTAACTTCAAGGAGTTCTTCCTTGAAGTTTCTTTCTCCTCGGCCTCTTTTCCTCTCTCGGTGGAATCTGTTGGATTGGCTCTTCAATCTTGTATTGGAGGCCTCAGTGATGGTTTCAAGGTTATTCGCTTGGGTGATCACCGTTTTCGGTTCTCGATGGCTTCAAATCGTGTGGGACATTTCATCTTTGGCCTACGAGATCGCATCTGGACGGACTTCATTTGTCATTTTCATCTGCACCGTGGTGCCAATTCGAGACCTCCGATGGTTGGTTGGCATGCAAACACTGAGTTAAGTGGTTTGGCATCTTCGCCAGGTCCGACAATTAAATCCAAGTGGCCCTCATCCAATATTTGTATTGATTCTGCATCTCTCAAGGTTTTTCATAACTTGGGATTGTTAACCTCACCGACGGCAACACATTCCGGCGACGCCATCCCACCGGAGGTTTCTCGTGGAAGTTTATCTGGTCCGGATTCTTAGGAACAGAATCACTTTTCTGTTTTGGGGGTTTTGACGTACGACATCTGGCCGATTCTCATATCTCACTCTCTTCCTTCCGTGGCCATCGATTCTTCCAGGGTTTATGGGATGAAATTCCTGATGAAACTCTTTTCCATATCCTTGATGGGTGGCAGGCCGGATATGATGATGATTCTGTCAAGATAATGGTGAATGTTACTAATATACCCACTAAGGAATACATCTATGATCGGCTCAAGCATTGCTCTCATTGTGATAGGTTTGGTCATTCACCCTTAACTTGCTCTGGGTTTTTTTGTCAAGGTTGCGGTGATGAGTCTGGAAATTGCTTGTGTTACTCCTCTGGCTCGAGCCAGCCTGCTGTTCCGACACGTTCACGTCATGAGCCATGCATATTGGGCCGCCTGACATCTTCATGGAAGTGCTTGGCTTGCTTATCTGATGGTCACAGGACAATAAACTGCCCTGGGCTTCGGCGTTGCTCGCTTTGTCATCACCTTATCCATAGGGCCCATCGGCCCAATATTTGCGGCCGACTGCCCAAAGTGCGATGGGCACATACTAGTTTGCACGCTCCAGTTTCTGATGAGATCCTACCTAAGAAAACCGCGCTATCTTCTATGGCAGATAATCCTGCGAAGGTTGGTATGGCCCATACTATTCGGGATACACAGGTGCACAAAGTTTGGATTCGGAAACAGAATATCTCCAGCCCATCAGACATGGCCGCTTCTCATTGCTTGTCGATACGACTCCCTCCGCCTCGTCTAGTCAATTCCACCTGCCAAAATCACCAATCATTTGCAGAGCCGCCTCCCTCGAGCACGCCACCATTGCCACCTCCTCCAAAAACCACCATCGACTCCTCGCCGCCGGAGAACCCATCTGATCTTCACCGGCGCCCTGCTGCGATGGCGAACTTCCCTGTGCGCCCGTTTGACTTTGCTCCAGTTGGATCGACTTTTGACAGAGGTCCTGCTCACCGCGTTCAGCGTCATGTCATGGTGGTGGATGATCCTCCATTGAATCATGATAGATACGCAATTGTCTCTGTTGACCCCCCTGTCCCGGATCATCTGAAGGAGTATTGGCTAGCTGAAGTATGCCGTATCATTGTTGCTGATCTGGAGTATGAGCTTCTTGATGATTTCATCTATCCACTGGGGATTGGGTGTGTAGTTTTCGCGGATATGGAGAGTAGAGATGCTGCGATTAGAGAGGGGCCGCATGCCCTAACTGAGGATTCCACCTTCTCTTTAGTTCCCCATGACGAGGGGCTTAATATGCGCATGCCCGCTTTTGAATATGAAGTTTGGATAATGCTCCTTGCTTTCCCCATGGACTATCAGACGGAGCATTACGTCCATAAAGCAGTTTCAAGTTTTGGCAAGTTGTTGGTCTGGCCGCGCCCCAGGCATAACAAAGCGCTTGTTCTTGTCAAGTGCCACATAAAAGATGTTGCAGAGGTTCCACACAGCCTGTTAGTCACTCATGTTGGCATGCTGCCGGGCCTTGGTCGCTCATGGTCGGTCCCTGTTTATGTTCTAAATGGAAGAAATACCATCCCTGTGCTGGTCGGCACTGAAGAAGTTCCTCCCCTACTGAATGCATCACCGCATCCGTATCAACTTCCGTACTATACTTTGATGCAGCAGGCCAGAATTGATGAGATGGCTGCACAGGATGCATTGAATGAAGCTGCTTGGAATCCACCAGTCCAGGAACCTGAGCTGCTCCAGGAGTATGGGTGGCGTGCCTGGCCTGTCGTTCCACCGCCGTACCAAGGTTTCAGTTTCAGAACCTTTTTTCAGTATGATGGACCGTCTCTGATGGACAGGGTGGATCCTGAGCACAACATTCAGGACACGCTGTCTGATGTTTGGGTCTCGGATGATGAATTTGAGAAGGTGGAGGCTTTGGCAAATGGCTTTGTTCTTGGAAATCCCTTGGCACGCAACGCTTTCTTCAGAGCTGGAGGTGGTTCAGTCAATATGCTGATTGCTCTTGATCAAGATTTTCTTCGCTGGTTCGGAGGCATGCTTAAGCGCATCTATACTCGGGCTCTTCCTGATTTGCAGTCCGAACCAGTGATGCTTCATCTTAACCCTTTCAGAGTGTTTCAGAGTACCTTCGACTCTGTCTGTGCTGGGTGGATCTCTATGTTGTCGCCTGAACTAGACTTCCCTTCTGTTTACTTTGGTGCTAACTTTCAGCTGGGTGCTTGCATTATTCCTCACTCAGATGCAGGAGATAGCTACGGACAAGGTGGACATGCCTGATGTGGAGTGGGTCATGGCAGATCGATCGCCAGGGCTTAAGGCCATCACTGCGGAATTGCTTGCTGGCTCTGACAATCTATCTATGGATATCCCCACTAGTGGTACTGCTCTTCAGGCGCTTGCCTCATCTTCTCTCTTTGTGACCACCCACTCGCGCAAGATTGTGCCGTTGGACACATCAGCTGTCAGGAGGAGCACCAGATCGACCAAGTACGATGGTTTCAAGATCAACCAGGCTACTGACGTAAAGCAAACCAAGACAAAGGTGAGAGCTCGCGCATTGCCCTCTGTTTTGGCAGTCTCTAATGCTGCTGCGCCAGCTCAGCTCGTTTCTTCCACGTGCCCACCTCCTACTTCAATTGAAGAAATCCAACTAGTGGGTAGCCGATGTGGAATTGCTCCTGATGATATTTTGGTCGAGAAACTGCTCGATGGACAACAGTTGGCGCCTCCTTCTGAAGATTGAGTTCCCCCTGTGGCCATGAATAAATCCTAGAATGTGTTGTCTTGGAATGTCAGAGGAATTAACTCTGACAGTAAACTTTTGGCTCTTCGTAATGCCATAGATTCTAGTGGTTGTTCGGTGTTATGCATTCAAGAAACTAAGCGTGAATCTTTTGATCATGCTTTTATTAAAACTTTCTGTCCTAAGAGATTTGATAAGTTTGCGTTTGCCCCCTCTGTGGGTGCTTCGGGTGGTATTCTAACTGTTTGGAATAGCTCCCTCTTTCTGGGGTCACCATGGCTGATCGAGTCATATGCCGTGGGTGTCTCTTTCGTTTCCACCCAATCGAATGAGACCTGGAATTTAGTTAATGTTTATGGTCCTTGTTCTGGTCAGCGTCGGGTGGATTACAGTTCATGGTTATTTGATCTCAACATACCTAGTAATGAGAATTGGTTGATTCTGGGGGACTTTAACTTCATCCGCTCACCGGATAATAGAAATAAACCTGGTGGTGATGCTGCTGATATGCTCATGTTTAATGAATTTATCCGTGCACAGTCTCTTATGGAGTTACCTGTTAAGGGACGATCGTTCACTTGGAGTAACATGCAAGATGATCCATTGCTCGAGCAGCTCGACTGGTTCTTCTCTTCGTCAAATTGGACCATTGTTTTCCCTAACACAGTGGTTCTGCCACTTGGTAAACCAGTCTCTGATCACGTCCCATGCGTAGTAACCATCAAATCAAAAATCCCAAAGTCCAAGCTCTTTCGGTTTGAAAACTACTGGATACAACATGAGGGTTTCATTGAAGTGGTCGCTCGTTCTTGGTCCAAACCCTGCCACGCTCCAAACGTTGCTGCTCTTAtctgcaaaaaaaatgaaaaacctcTGTTATGAGCTTAAGAGATGGAGCCGCGGTATCTCAAAACTCAAGCTCTTGATACAGAACAATAATGATGCTCTCGTGCATCTGGACAGTATCGTAGACAAGAGAGCTCTTGTCATCCAGGAAAATAATTTCAGACGCATACTGAAATTACATCTTAACAGGTTGTTGAAGTATCAAAACGAATATTAGAGGAAAAGGTGCATGGTAAGATATTTCAGGTTCGCTGATGAAAATACCAAACTCTTTCAATCTCTGGCTACTGAGAGGTTTCGGCATAACTCGATCGCTAACCTGCGGGATGGTGGCGTGGTGGTTTTTGATCACGTCGGCAAGGAAGGAATCTTGTATAAAACTTACAAGGAGCGTCTGGGATCCTACAAACCTACTACCATGCGTTTCAATCTCCCCCAGATTATCAGACGTGTCCCTGGACTGGATGTGCTGTCTCAGCCTTTCTCTAAGGACGAGATTGACACTGTTGTcaaggaaatgccaaccgaccgtgCCCCGGGCCCTGACGGTTTTAATGGTTGTTTTCTCAAGAGTTGCTGGTCGATCATTAAGGAGGATTTTTACAAAATGTGCCAGGAATTCTATGATGGCAACCTGGATCTTGACAGCATCAGTGAGGGGTTTATAACCTTGATTCCAAAATCTGCTTCTCCTGAAACTGCCAATGACTACATACCAATAACCTTGCTGAACTGTTGTCTGAAAATCATCACTAAGATTCTGGCTAACCGTCTGCAGAAAGTCATTATGTCGATCATCCATAGAAACCAGTACGGCTTCATTAAGGGGAGGACCATCCAAGACTGCCTTGCTTGGTCGTTTGAATATATTCATCAGTGTCAGAGATCGTCGCGTGAGATTATTTTGCTAAAATTGGACTTTGCCAAGGCCTTTGATACCATCAAACATGccccgatgatggagatcatggaacATATGGGTTTTGATGACAAGTGGCTGGGGTGGATGAGATCTATCTTCGGCTCTGGTGTGTCTTCAGTTTTGCTCAATGGGGTTCCGGGCAGGAAATTCCAATGCAAATCCGGGGTGCGCCAGGGCGACCCCCTCTCTCCTCTGATTTTTGTTCTCGCTGCAGATCTTCTCCAGGCTGCAGTCAATGACGCCTTTGCCCGAGGACTGATCGACCTACCCATTCCTTGTAGTCGTGATGGTGATTACCCGGTGGTGCAGTACGCAGATGACACCATTCTGGTGATGCATGTGTGTCCTGTCCAAGCTACCCATATGAAATCAATCTTGGAGGATTATGCTGCCTCTGCTGGTCTAAAAATCAACTTTCATAAGTCCACTCTTATACCCATTAACCTTGATCAGTAGCACGCGGTGGACTTGGCTCAAATTTTCGGCTACTCTGTTGGATCTATGCCTTTCACTTACCTTGGCCTCCCCATGGGCACGACAAGGCCGACGCTGCTTGATCTCATGCCGTTGGTGCACGGGGTGGAAAGGAAAATGTCAACAGCCCTTGCGCTGATGTCCTCGGGGGCTAAGCTAACCCTGGTCAACTCTGTTGTTACATCCATGCTGATCTACGCCATGTGTACAATCAAACTACACCCAAAAGTTATTGAGCACCTCGATAAGCTGCGCAGGTACTGTCTTTGGGTGAAAAATTCTAATGATGGCATCAAAAATAATTCCCTCACTGCTTGGGAGTTGGTCTGTAGACCCAAAAACAAAGGGGGTCTCAGTGTCATTGATATCAAGACCCAGAACGCTGCCCTCCTACTAAAACATCTGTTCAAATTTTATAACCACCATGATGTTCCATGGGTGACCCTGATCTGGGACACGTATTACACTGACAGGGTCCCACATGCAGTGGAACAGTTGGGCTCTTTCTGGTGGCGTGATGTTATGCAGCTTAGTGATGTGTTTCGCGGGATCACCAAGGTTGTGCTGGGTAATGGCTCATACTCTCTGTTCTGGAAAGATGCATGGTTCGACGATCGTGACACCCCTCTTATGGAGCTTTACCCCGGGGCCTTCTCTTTCTGCCTAAACGATGATGAGCCCGTGGTTAATATTCTGACTGCCTCGGATCCCAGTTTGATCTTTCATCTACCTCTCTCCACGCAAGCGAGACAGGAGATCAGAGCTATTCAGCACGGGTCCATGCATGTCGTGCTTGACGTGGATTGCAATGACTCCTGGGTTTGTAACCTTGGCGGGTCTTTCTCCTTCAAGAGATACTATCATCACTGCTTCAGAGACACGGTAGCTGACGAGGCTTTTGGGTGGTTATGGAAGGCCAAGAGTCCAATCAAGTTCAAAATGTTCGGTTTACTTTTGATGGTTGATCGCCTGAACACTAGAAATATGCTGAAGCGCCGCCATTTTGCAGTGGCTGGGAACATCTACACGTGCATGCTCTCTCATAACCCTCCCGAGGAAACTGTCGAGCATCTCTTCTTCAACTGCCCGTTCAGTCGACGTTGTTGGGACAAAGTTGGCATGCTATGGCCAATCTCTGGCAATAGATTAACCCTCATACATGCTGGCAAAGAGGGTTGGCGCCGACCGTTGTTCATGGACATTTTCCTGCTGGCGGCTTGGAGTTTATGGAAGGAGCGAAATAATCTTTATTTCAGGGGGGTCCCACATTCTTTTCGCTCATGGCTAGCTAGGTTCAAAGAGCTCTTGGTTTTGTTAGTTCACAACTGTAAGGAGGCCCTGTGTCCCTCCCTGGAAAACTACATACAAAGCTTGTAGCTGTTGCCTAGATATTTCTCTAAAAGTAATGCCCGGGGAGGCTCACACCCCACTTGTAACTATGTTGTAATTGGTCccttgtgagtaatacaaagtcagtgggagcctctcccactgtcgtgcagtttcaaaaaaaacaccactcgcttctgggaggatacttggcttggtgaaacGCCGTTGGTGCTTTAGTATCCGTCCCTATATCGTATTGTTCAAAGACGTGATGCTCTTGTTGCCACAATTATGCAGTCCATTCCCtttaatattcagtttaggagggCGCTTGTGGGCGACcggtgggaagcatggcttcatttggtgagtagactgatggaggttcagttaTCTCATCAGCctgatcagttgtgttggaagcttactaggtctggagagttcacagttaagtcgatgtatatcgatgtcatTAACTCTAGTGTTATCCCTAGCTCCAAAGAGGCTTGGAAAGTCAAAGtgcctttgaaaattaaagtgtttatatagtttgtacataaacaagtcattctaacaaaggataatttggttaagccaaatggacaggatctactaggtgtagtttctgtgatcgggacgaAACCATCAAGCACCTCTTCTTTGACTGCCCTTTGGTAAAGGTTTTGTGGCACACGGTGcatattgcctttaacattactcctccgaattcggtcagtacgttatttggaacgtggcttgttgggatagagtccgaaacagctagacacattcgtgtaggagtatgtgctttgttgTGGGCAATTTAGAATTGcggaaatgatttggcttttaacagaacaatgaatattcattttttgcaggttttattccgagctactgcgttgatccgtatgtggtcgttactcactccgacggaggccagggagcgtttggttactggatctgtccggtgggagatggtagcgcgggatatcttcaaccagtttggatgacggtcatgtaataggataggcaattagtttacctatctttgttttgccagccggttgtgcctTTTGGACCTTTTGTTTTTGGCGTTGTGGCTCTTCATGAGCTCGCCGTTATTTCGTTTTCAGACTATACGACCTTGTTGAACACCTTTATTTATCTATAAATGTGGCCCTATGCATCGTTCTCATACAGAGACCGGAagtccccttttcgaaaaaaaaagttGGCCTAGCCACACAGTACGAAGTCAACCCTCAAGACTTCAAAACATCCACCTCCCCTCTCTCTTCACTCGCAGCATCGAGTCTTCAATCTCGCCACGCCCACTCCCTCCTCTCCAGGCCAAGGCCAACCAACAGGGTACAATAACCAGGTTCTCACTATTCTATTCCAACTTCTCATTCCCACTTTACTCCAGCAATCTTGTGCTCTCTTCTAATTTTATCTCGGTTGCTCGGTATTGATTCACCGTCTCCTCCTTCCAGGGCGCAGCGCTTGCTCGTTTCATCTCTCGTGCCATGCCACAGGTAGCACAGTACAAGATCGCGCTGTGCCAGCTGCCTGTCACCGCGGACAagcacggcaacatcgcccgcgcgcGCGCCCGCATcgacgccgccgcggccgccggcgCCAAGCTCGTCGTCCTGCCGGCAAgtgcccccttcctcctcctctgttactTACTGGCCACGGAACTGAGATTCACCTCAAAGCAGCCAGGAAGAATTGACGGAGGCTCACGAAGCTCGCTTCTCTGACGACGTTGCTCTGCTCCAGGAAATATGGAACTGCCCCTACGCGATGGAGACCATGCCGAGCTACGCCGAGGACATCGACGGCGGCCGGTCGCCGTCGGTCTCGATGCTGTCGGAGGTGGCCGCTGCCAGGAAGATCACCATCGTCGGCGGATCCGTGCCCGAGATGGCGTCGGGGCAGCTGTTCAACACCTGCTGCGTGGTCGGTCCcgacggagagatcaaggccaaGCACAGGAAGGTAAAGGAGCCTGGCTTATGCCGTCTTCTGCATCAAATTTTTCGCATGTCACTTGCAGTGACTAACTTTCAGCAAAAATATTCCAGCTGCATCTGTTTGGAATTGACATCCCCGGAGACATCACTTTCAGGGAATCCGATACCTTCACTGCTGGGCAAGAACCCACCGTGGTTGACACAGGTGTGCTCACCGTGTGTACTGAAAATTCTGGATCAAGTTTACTGTATATTTTGACTTGAAAACAAGTAGCAGCTGCATCGAGCTTGTCAGTAGAATGCACTGGAGCGTCATATTTCAGTGTTTATGATGTTCCCTGAAATTCTACTACTACAGTTTTACCCATCGTTAGCACATTTACTGAAGTTTATGCGCCGTTTAAATTTCTCTCCTCATCTATttgtatatgataataaccaatcctTGTAGTCTTATTATTACAGATGTTGGACGGATTGGTATTGGGATTTGTCATGATATCCGGTTCCCAGAACTGGCAATGCTGTATCGATCAAGAGGTATGCCTTGCAAGTTCAGTCCTTGATGCCAATCGACGCAAGCGTCTATCGTGTCCAGTAAAATTCCAGTCCCTTGTGAAACATGCAGGTGCACACTTGATATGCTACCCTTCTGCATTTAACATGAGCACCGGGCAGCTCCTCTGGGACCTTATGCAGAAGTCCAGGTTCAGTTATCTCTCTTCTCCAACTGTTCTGTCACCTTTTTCCGTAAGTTCTTTACCAGATATTTAGCTAATTCTCTTATTTTTACCCCATGGATCTGCCCACTTCACACGGTCAGGGCTGTTGACAATCAGGTGATCAGCAATTGATTACTACTAACTGTGACCTGCAGTTGTTCCTCACTGTACTGAAATTCATGGAAAAACCAATCCCCTTAAACGGTCTTGGTTTCAGCTGTTCGTGGCGACCTGCTCACCTGCGCGAGACCCCAACTCGCCGTCGGAATTCGTGGTCTGGGGCAACTCAAGCCTCATCGCACCAGTAAGACTACGCACGCATCACTGACGCAGAGTTCTGCTGACCTCTCCATTGTGATAATTTGGACTCCAGCCAAAGGTGAAGCTAACCATGTTGGCATCCACTTTTTTTTGTCCTACTAGTTTGGCGAGGTTCTTGCGGCGGCAGGGCACGAGGACGCGACCGTCATCGGCGAGATCGACCTGTCTTTGGTTGAAGCTGTAAGGTacaaaatccatctttttggaatttGTGCTTGCGATTGTGTTCTGTTTGGGCTCAGGCGTCAGGGAAAAATCTGTGCAGGGCGAACCTCCCTTTGGAAACGCAGGGTAGAGGGGATCTGTACAGGCTGATCGATGTCCAGAGGGAACGTTCGAGCTAGCTGCGTTGCTCGAGGAGATGGAAATGCAGCGCACAGAGCTGAAGAAGGCCACGTCTGCATGTGTTGGTCACATGCTAGGTTCAGTAAGACACTAAGACTGTAAGGGGTTTGCAAAATTGTGTAGCGGCATGCAAAGATTCGGGATGCCATAATACTGTATCCTTGTACTGCATTTGTTTTCTTATTACAGTGAACTAAAAGTAGATGTGGATTTGAGTAGTCCGGATTCTGCTAAAACCCGGTTACTAGTAGGTTTTCCCTTTTTGAGACTTTGAGTATTTGCTGTATGGATTTTGTGTATCTTGGTAGGTGTGTGAACTCAGTTGCATTTCCATCGCTTCGGGGTGGTATTTTTTAGTCAATAAAAACGTATTTATCCAAAAAATATAATAGATGAATATAGTAGAAGGTGAACGAGAGAGAAATAGAATAAACAGCGAGAACATTTTGAGTAGCCGAAATAAAATGAACAGCGAANNNNNNNNNNNNNNNNNNNNNNNNNNNNNNNNNNNNNNNNNNNNNNNNNNNNNNNNNNNNNNNNNNNNNNNNNNNNNNNNNNNNNNNNNNNNNNNNNNNNNNNNNNNNNNNNNNNNNNNNNNNNNNNNNNNNNNNNNNNNNNNNNNNNNNNNNNNNNNNNNNNNNNNNNNNNNNNNNNNNNNNNNNNNNNNNNNNNNNNNNNNNNNNNNNNNNNNNNNNNNNNNNNNNNNNNNNNNNNNNNNNNNNNNNNNNNNNNNNNNNNNNNNNNNNNNNNNNNNNNNNNNNNNNNNNNNNNNNNNNNNNNNNNNNNNNNNNNNNNNNNNNNNNNNNNNNNNNNNNNNNNNNNNNNNNNNNNNNNNNNNNNNNNNNNNNNNNNNNNNNNNNNNNNNNNNNNNNNNNNNNNNNNNNNNNNNNNNNNNNNNNNNNNNNNNNNNNNNNNNNNNNNNNNNNNNNNNNNNNNNNNNNNNNNNNNNNNNNNNNNNNNNNNNNNNNNNNNNNNNNNNNNNNNGAAGATGGCGCGAGCTCGCACGTGTCCCTGGAAAATCGACGGAGGATTTCGGCTCACCTCCCACCGATTCGGTCGCCTTATATAGCCCCCTTCGCCTCGCCGCCGAAACTCCTGCCACACTCCCCTCCCCCCTTCGAGCTTTCTCGCCGACACACATCGGCACCGACAAACAGGTAAATAACGCTCATTGTGAGTCTGACGATCCCCAACGGCGGTGACTCGTGACCTCATCTTCTTCAACCGTTTCGGCGTCTTGACGCGTCTCCATACTATCTATATTTTTGGAATGtttcatgctactatattatcaatcttagtgcatagtgccagtttttgtttgttTTGGTTTTACAGAAAtctataccaaatggagtccaaacatgaCACAACTTTTTGACAAATTTTTttggacataagagaccctagaagctttggtGGAGGGCCAGAAGACCTACAAGGAGATGGCAAAGCAACGGGGTGCACCCTGGGGGTAGGGGCGCCCAGATGTcttatgggcccctcatggctccgtcTGAGCTAATTCCAGCGTTATAAATTCTCAATATTGGAAAAACCccagagcacccatcaaaataattgtttcgccgccgcaagtctctgttcttccgtgatcccatctggaggccttcgctggtactctgtcggagggggaatcgatcgcggagggcctctacattaagCTTGCTacacctctgatgatgtgtgagtagttgccACAGGACCTATGggtctattagctagatggctctctctccctctttgatcttcaatacaatgttctcctcggagttctatttgatgtaatcttcttttgcggtgtgtttgttgggatttgatgaattgtgggtttatgaccagattattcattgaaagtaattgagtcttttctgaactttattatgtgtgGTTGTTATAGCTTTTTATTTCTCTCCGGTCTATccgtttggtttagccaactagattgactTATCTTCAGCGGGAGAAGTTTTTTGTGgtaggtttaatcttgcggtgtccagcGGGAGAAGTGCTTTATggtaggttcaatcttgtggtgtccaaaTGAAGTTTAATCTTGCGGTCTGCTTGTTTTTGGTCTTACAGAAAAtctataccaaacagagtccaaacacgaggaaactttttgacaattttttctggacataagagaccctagaagct
It contains:
- the LOC119342030 gene encoding omega-amidase, chloroplastic-like isoform X1, whose product is MPQVAQYKIALCQLPVTADKHGNIARARARIDAAAAAGAKLVVLPEIWNCPYAMETMPSYAEDIDGGRSPSVSMLSEVAAARKITIVGGSVPEMASGQLFNTCCVVGPDGEIKAKHRKLHLFGIDIPGDITFRESDTFTAGQEPTVVDTDVGRIGIGICHDIRFPELAMLYRSRGAHLICYPSAFNMSTGQLLWDLMQKSRFSYLSSPTVLSPFSLFLTVLKFMEKPIPLNGLGFSCSWRPAHLRETPTRRRNSWSGATQASSHHLARFLRRQGTRTRPSSARSTCLWLKL
- the LOC119342030 gene encoding omega-amidase, chloroplastic-like isoform X2 → MPQVAQYKIALCQLPVTADKHGNIARARARIDAAAAAGAKLVVLPEIWNCPYAMETMPSYAEDIDGGRSPSVSMLSEVAAARKITIVGGSVPEMASGQLFNTCCVVGPDGEIKAKHRKLHLFGIDIPGDITFRESDTFTAGQEPTVVDTDVGRIGIGICHDIRFPELAMLYRSRGAHLICYPSAFNMSTGQLLWDLMQKSRAVDNQLFVATCSPARDPNSPSEFVVWGNSSLIAPFGEVLAAAGHEDATVIGEIDLSLVEAVRANLPLETQGRGDLYRLIDVQRERSS